One Pichia kudriavzevii chromosome 3, complete sequence genomic window carries:
- a CDS encoding uncharacterized protein (PKUD0C11360), with protein MLRAARGCIRRVPAVRAEQKMHAVHLVHTMQVKREYASRATRRGHRLPLVKPGGGLTREKFAGGTGKAGTKVGAKDQSVKNNNIISSVMNEKLLREFPNWLEKLNEGVTEPLDVSERVKDFAGRLVESGRAALDSGEKLSRSKKEYLIREMRRYHYMRKEDLPGDVYNVIEKCEKVQDWEGMLKVYDAYFGMLVKVPLVKFTEKRDEICREMQEEFRDGVSFEEELNGDNDDNGDNGDNGGNGDNGDNGRRLYEAIEKGWYKLDKPRNLNLWGQGQYQLVLHKIDKEMDKFNSSFIDDFFKDLLNSEIGVEYEEMRILLKGILRRRRMDVMLYEGVVADMGQMGMKMTPEMFLMVMEASIQDGEKELTERVLHDYAAYRYLPERRMARMMMRHYSYCGDVGKVLQSIDMLVEDAVGSQTGVFEEDLKEVVDSLVRIGFREEAIEVIKALIVVQELGEVCEDISIADAGGDGFEGGRGATSVEDIYRGPLNLEHEHVTVSILGSSGHDSELLRVSVEPGAVAHAVVATSATAMEAHMWLKDIRIVSQEMAQFYITLVLSESRSNDKTYHEDGNVQCVDEFARFQELVKRILEEMPIGELEKVLSNEETVVQLAELAVTVNAGIDNNENVDIYHRLVQGENVAYKIHALLDAAAISVE; from the coding sequence ATGTTGAGAGCAGCAAGAGGATGTATTCGGAGAGTGCCTGCCGTACGGGCCGAACAGAAGATGCACGCGGTGCACCTTGTGCATACGATGCAGGTTAAGCGGGAGTATGCGAGCCGGGCAACAAGAAGAGGACACAGGTTGCCGTTGGTGAAGCCAGGGGGCGGTCTGACAAGGGAGAAGTTTGCCGGCGGTACTGGCAAGGCCGGAACCAAAGTAGGTGCCAAGGATCAGAGTGTcaagaacaacaatatTATCAGCTCCGTCATGAACGAGAAGTTATTGCGGGAGTTCCCCAACTGGTTGGAGAAGCTTAACGAAGGTGTTACAGAGCCATTGGATGTATCTGAGAGAGTCAAGGATTTCGCTGGACGGCTCGTGGAGAGTGGACGGGCAGCGCTGGATTCAGGAGAGAAGTTAAGTCGGAGTAAGAAGGAGTATCTTATTAGGGAGATGCGGCGGTACCATTATATGCGGAAGGAGGATCTTCCAGGTGACGTTTACAATGTTATTGAGAAATGTGAGAAAGTGCAAGATTGGGAAGGGATGTTAAAAGTGTACGATGCCTATTTTGGGATGTTAGTGAAGGTTCCATTGGTCAAGTTCACCGAGAAGCGGGACGAGATTTGTCGAGAGATGCAAGAAGAGTTTAGAGATGGAGTTTCCTTTGAAGAAGAGCTAAATGGTGACAATGATGACAATGGAGACAATGGAGACAATGGTGGCAATGGTGACAATGGAGACAATGGACGTAGACTCTATGAGGCGATTGAGAAGGGATGGTATAAATTGGACAAGCCTCGAAATCTCAACCTTTGGGGGCAGGGCCAATACCAACTAGTATTGCACAAGATTGATAAGGAGATGGACAAGTTTAACAGTAgttttattgatgattttttcaaggatCTCCTCAACAGCGAAATTGGGGTTGAATATGAGGAGATGAGGATCCTTCTCAAAGGGATCCTACGTAGGAGACGGATGGATGTCATGCTCTACGAAGGTGTTGTTGCAGACATGGGCCAGATGGGGATGAAGATGACCCCTGAGATGTTCCTCATGGTAATGGAGGCCAGTATTCAAGACGGGGAGAAGGAGCTAACCGAGAGGGTCTTACATGATTATGCTGCATATAGGTACCTCCCCGAGAGACGTATGGCgagaatgatgatgagaCACTACAGTTATTGTGGAGACGTTGGGAAAGTCCTCCAGAGCATCGACATGTTAGTTGAGGACGCCGTTGGTTCTCAGACAGGGGTCTTTGAGGAGGATCTCAAAGAGGTTGTAGACAGTCTAGTACGTATTGGGTTTAGGGAAGAGGCTATTGAGGTTATCAAGGCGCTCATTGTTGTTCAAGAGCTCGGTGAGGTATGCGAGGACATTTCCATAGCCGATGCGGGGGGGGATGGATTTGAAGGGGGGCGTGGAGCAACATCTGTGGAAGATATTTATCGGGGTCCCCTCAACCTTGAGCACGAGCACGTGACTGTGTCCATATTAGGGAGTAGTGGCCACGATTCGGAGTTATTACGGGTTAGTGTTGAGCCTGGTGCTGTGGCACATGCTGTTGTTGCCACCAGTGCGACGGCTATGGAGGCACATATGTGGTTAAAGGATATACGGATAGTCAGTCAGGAGATGGCACAGTTCTACATCACGTTGGTATTGTCGGAGAGCAGATCAAATGACAAAACTTACCATGAAGACGGCAATGTTCAGTGCGTTGACGAGTTTGCACGGTTTCAGGAACTCGTGAAACGGATACTCGAGGAGATGCCAATAGGCGAATTAGAGAAggttttatcaaatgaGGAGACTGTAGTGCAATTGGCCGAATTGGCAGTTACTGTCAATGCCggtattgataataatgaaaatgtgGACATTTATCATCGACTAGTACAAGGTGAAAATGTGGCATATAAAATCCACGCTTTATTAGATGCAGCCGCTATCTCCGTCGAGTGA